Sequence from the Aspergillus nidulans FGSC A4 chromosome III genome:
CCATCAACCAACCCAGCTTCACGCATATTTGCAGTTTTCACCAACCCGGGTGTTCTAATACGTAGTCGAGCTTGAGTGCTCACGGTGGACGCAAGGATACCACGAGTGCTGGCGGGCTATCTCGGTCTGAAGGGATGCAGGACCATGGAGTTTTAATTTTGGACACTGGACTCCCAATGAGAAGATACATAGTCGACATCTGATCATTGAGACTACATACAGACGTCATATCAACTGAGAGTTGGAGCTACTGCCATTGCCGCAGCTTGAAGGTCACTTGTGTTCGCTTCCCATACAAAGATCGGGGATTCGCCAATCCAAAAGCCGGAGAGAGCAGGACTCTGCCCAGTATAACCTTCCTTTACTGCCAGAGGAGGTGCTACCAAAGGAAATTGGGTTAGCTGGCAGAGTACGGCAGCTCAATGTAGACAATCAAACCGGCTGAAGGATGAGCGAGATGATTTCGATGATGGAACGAAAGCAAAATGATCTAGTTGTAGTCGATATGGAGTTTGAAGTTTTCTGGCGTCCTAGCAATATTGTTAAAGCATCAGATATAATCCTGCTCGAACTCCTGATATTGGAACTCTTAGCTAGGCTCGCAAATGTGGGATCCGCAGCAAATCAACGCAGGACTGCATGCGGGTGTGCGGCCAATCTCAGCATGTCGCCACTCGCAGTCAGGATACAGTCATCACAGCGAAGCTCCATTGTAGAAAGTGAAAGTAAATTTGATCATCCTTCGACATCGTTCTATATATGAATGAAAGTAGAGGAGGAGATACATAACTGCGACTCCATACGTAGCTATCGTTTGAGATTCCTTGGAAGGCCAGATTGAGGCCGCCAACGGACGGATCCTTGAGTGCTCAGCTCCACTCGCCCCgaccctctcctccccttcgGCTCTCCATCCGTCTCCTCTTTACACCTCTCTTTCATTCCCGTGAGCCTCTCAATCGCGAAACCCTGCGACCCGTCATACAATTATTCTCTGTCACGTAGTCAGGTTTGGGGCCTGGGTTCGCTCTTATTCCCTTCGTCGATTGGtcagtcttcttcgccggtcCGATCGCTGTTTCATCATATCCACCGTTCTCCGTGTCAGCTCCAGTACCAACTCCTGTCTCGAACATCATCGGATTATCGGCTAGTTCGCATTCCCTTTCCCTCTCATCCACCATTAGACGGCGTCCTGATCGATCCTCAACCTCTGGTTGAAGCAACAAAGAGAAGATGGCTTCGAATGATCGCACGCAATTGGACGGTCCAGACCATGCCATAAACACTGGTGACTCGATATCCGCTGCTCCCGACTCCTCACAACCGGTTTCCAGCTCGACTATTGACGTTAGCGAAAGTGCGAACAAGACTTCATTACCGGCAGAAGCGCCGAAGGATAATATGGCGGCTGATCTGTCGAATACTGGGACCGCAGACAATGGGAACGCTGCACTCGCTCCTTCAGACCAAACTAATTCGGAGGCTATTGTTCCAACCTCTGCATCGCCTGAAACGGAGGAGCAGAAAGTAGCGACTCCGGCACCTGAGTTGTCGTCTGATGCTTCGGTTAAAGAGCCAGAACAGTCTGGGCCGTCTCTGACTATCGTCCTGCTTTTAATAACGGGCACACGATACCCATTCAAGATTGATGCGAACTATTTGCGAAAAAGGGATATCAGCGTGGATAACTATGACCCGTTTTCCATGAGCGTCTACACTTTGAAGGAGTTGATTTGGAGGGCATGGCAGGACGGTAAGGAATTCATCAACATGGTATCAATGGTGGCTCCTAGCTGATGCATCCTAGATTGGGAGCCTCGGCCGTCATCTCCTAGCTCGATCCGTCTAATATCCTTTGGAAAACTCCTTGATGATAAATCTCCTCTCTCAGGTATGTGATGTCCTCCGAGTCCTGTTACCCAAGgcgtgatgttgatgatgggtTCAGATTCCAAGTTCAGCCGTGACGCACCCAACGTGGTGCACATGACTGTTAAACCCCAGGAGattgtggacgaggaggacgcCAAAGGTGGCAAGGCGCAGTATTCTCGCGAtcgagaagccagcgaaCGGAGCCCTCGGTGTCGCTGTGTCATTCAATAAAGATTGATGGTTCGTACGTATATTCATGGACTGTACCTTGCACGTTATCCACTGGATGGAGACGAGCCCCAGTGTCTAGGACATTCCTCATCCAATCGCCCCTGTAATGCAGAGGCAACGACCAGCCCGACCTACCTGTGGTCCACTACAGTGCCACATCCTTTGAACCTTCCGATGCCTGGTATCGGCTTCTGCCTACGAACAGGTTCGGTGTGAGACGTCGTACTTCGTCAACCGCTATTTATCGAAACCTGGGATGCCGTTATGGCTTGACACTCCTTACCAGCGCTTGTCATTTTCTCGTGAACCGATCTACTCCATGTCCACTTCGCAATCGTCCCAAGAATGGACTATCTCTCGCCTTACATCCAAACATCGCCCTATATACCCCATTTCCCGCCTGCctatttcctttttccttctgATTTCTGTTCCATTGTTGGGGTCATATCCTTGCACTTTGTCCGGTTCATCAATGCAATTTCAAGCATGTCCTCTCTACTTATGTTTTGGGGCTTTCATTTTATCTTCTCATTCCAGGTTTGTTGTAATGTGTTTCTGATTTCTCCTGGGCTCTCGTGCCAACCATCGTGCGTTGTTTATTGGGAGATTTGGGTTCCACCATTTAGCCTGAGGGCGACTATGTCGCTCTACGGCTCCTGCGCTCTGATTCGAATATGCGCACATATTACGTTTGGGAAGATGAGCGGTATGCTAGGTAACGGCACGAATTGAACGCCAGGCGCGCTTGCCGGATCTATTTTTACAGTTGTGACTGTGCAGACTGTATAATGTACGATGTAGAAGCCTATTATCAAGTCCAAAATGACTCTAGGCCTTCTTGTACACAGGTGTTCGTTTGGAATCATTCCGTACCCGTAGCGTGTTGTATTGATTCGACGTCATGTCATCAAGTTATTTCTGAGAGATCCACGGAAAGTCCAATTATCAACAAGCGAACGATCCTAACCTATAAGAAGATGCCGCCCCCAATAGTTCCACCACTCTAGTCCATCCGCAGCcgcttctccatctcgtcgTGGAAGGAAGGTGGCTCCCTGAAGTCGTCTCCTACAAGCAAAGCAAGCCACATCAGCCCAGTCCAACTTTTTCTCTAGTAAGAACATAGAACGAAAGGAATAACAAACCATGGAAAACATCCTCCCATCCGATCTCTGTATCCCTTCCCCCAAGGACCAAGATGTCTTCATGGACATTTCCCAGTTTATTACCGCCCAGCACAGCAGGTCTGAACGTCCCATCGCGAACAATCTTCAGCTCCATGCCACGGCGCACGGGCTCCGCGATACCGTACGTGCGGCGGAgaccctccatcttcagtgcATCTTGGGTCTGGCGCCACGCAAGTAGGCGGGCTTCTAAAGGATGTGTGGAGGTTGGTGTGGCCGGTTGAGTGGATGGAGCGCCgcgaggagcttggagagTAATGTTTGAGCGGAGGGTGTCGGGGACTCCAGGGGCGGAAGGAGCGCCTCTTGAGGTATGGGTGTTGGGAAGGTGCCGGGTTGAGGTATTGGATGTTTGAGTGGGGTGGGATGAGGGTGGTGCGATGCGGAGGGACTGTTAGCTGTTAGAGCTGGTTCTAATCGTCTTGATGGTGATGGATAGGTGAGATGATGAGCGGGCGAACCATTGTGATACTTATGAAATTATTCGTAGGTATTGCTTATGAATTCTCCTTTATCGAGTATCTTTATTCGTTCAGGACTCAAAAATATAAAGAAGCTAGAGGTTGAGTGCGAGCGGATGTGGGAATTGTAGGTTGTAGGTAGAGAGGTGTTGGAAGTCGTATGCAGCTTGGAGGCCAGTGACGGTCAGTCAAGCCAAGGCAGCTCCGAATGGCGCGTCCAGCTCCTTGGGTGAACCACAAAAACCAAGCCCGCAATATCCTCAGATCACATGATCTCCCCGAAATTATTCCCAGACGCATTAACCGCTTCAGCACCCGGAGATCAAGCACCATTCCACTGCCAGCCGCCAAAATGCCCTCACTCTTCTCGCCCCTCGCCCTCCACAGCCTGCGGACACTCATTCACCGTCCCGTCACGACCGCCATCAAGCGCAGCACAACCCGTTTCCAACCCATCCTCCGCACACTTGCCGCAGCACAAGCATTCGCCGCCGCGAAGCCCTCCTTGATCCGGCaattctcctcatcgccgtTTAAACAAGCAACATACAATCAGGTACGGCGCGGATGTCGTAAAGCTCAAGCTGCGCGCCGCTCCCGCTCTCCGGCGCTCATCAACCGATCGCAGATGAAGGGCGTGTGCATGAAGACGGGTATCACGAAACCGAAGAAACCTAACTCCGGTGAGCGTAAGACGGCCAGAGTCAGGCTTAGTAGTGGGAAGGTTGTTACGGCTTATATCCCTGGTGAAGGTAGGTCTCCAAcccctctcctctttccctcctttcAATACGTCTAGCTACTAGACTAAGATGCGCTGGCTGGACTGGTCTGTTAACTGGTTGTTTTCTTTGTAGGTCATAATGTCCAGCAGCACAGTGTTGTGCTTGTTCGCGGTGGCAGAGCGCCGGATTGTCCTGGTGTGAAGTACCATTTGGTCCGAGGAGCTATGGATCTGGTACGTTTGGAACCCCTTGTTTTAAATTCCATATTGAGCCTACCGAGTTCATATGTTCTGACGGTCGTCTTTAGGGCGGTGTTGCTAGTCGAGTTACCAGCAGGTCAAAGTATGGTaccaagaagcccaagaaggatTAGACGTTTGATTATGGTTTGGTTGATTTATGGTAAAGACTCTGTTTATTGAATGGCGCAAATGTATTCTATCTGGGGTTTGAACCTACGCTGCATCCTGTATCAATATCACTCCGGTTATCTAGCTGTACTTGGAGTTCGATAACTTAGGGTTAAATAGGACCATTTTGGTGGACAAACCTACACTGAAACACGGCTATAGAAAATAATGTTCATACGTATGAGGTGGCGCAACCATTCAATGCTGAAATAGTACGAAGGATTACCACTTCCTGTATCCATTAATCCTTCCGCCAAATCTAACTCCAGCAGGAATTGCATCGGCATTCCTACCTAGTTACGCCTGTGGTCAGGCAAACGTCGTAGGGTCTTATTTGTACATACCAGCTGTAAATGGTGAAAGGCACAACAGCTATGATAATCTATATGAAGCAAGGTTAATAATGAACTATATTGATTGTGCATGGACCCAGGTTCTTATGTTCTGGGCATTGTAGGTATACAACCTGCCTACCCTAGCTCAGTTGTTCAGGTATCTGGTCTATCAATCTTGTCTGTTGCTACCGCAGTGCTCCCGCTAAAAAGGTAAAAAAATATATGTGCATTGGAACCTTCCAACCACTTAGTCCATATCTAAAAGTCAGTTTAGATCTTGGATGTGCCCAAATTGTGCTATAACCTGAAGTACACGCACCCAGTCAACTATGTAGCAGGAGCAGACAACTGAATCGTGGGGCGGCACAGCTAGTATAGGGTCAGGTACGGTGAAGATCAATTTTATCCTGAATCAGATTGGGTAATTGCTGGGTTTAGAGTCACAAGAGGACAATGGGCTATGAGCTACAGGCATTATGGAGATGCAATTGAGCGAGACGTGTGAGTCAATGTTCAGAAAGGTGCATTTGCAGAAGATGCGGACTAAGGCCTATTCGTAGGGTCTTACTTAGGTTATGCTTTAACATTCCACTGAATtataccagcagaaggtCCTGGTTCTCAAATTGTTGTTGTCATTAAATACCGTGATATGCTTTGTTCCTAGCGAATTGGTGGCTGTACAAGAGATCAGAACTGGCACTTACATCTTAGGTAACGTCAAGGACCGTCCTGGCACGAGCCGACGTCACCTTGTAGAGGGACATCTTGCAGCACCTTCCGGTTCACCTTCCGTGATTGCCTCGCATAGTCAGTGCAGAAGTTCACTGATGTGAAAAGGTGTTTGGCATCGAACTCAGTACCGGTACAGAGTGTACTCGGTGTCTGGAACAGCTTCAAAAATCTAGTGCGACATCGAAGAAGGCCAATGCACGGTACCCCTATTAAgatagaaaaaaaaaaaaaaacaattGGGGACAATAGCCTTGACCCGCCAGACGCGACGAATGGTCTGGAATTCTCCGCATCCTGATGCCGATGCCAATGACGCTGTATCTGTGGGCGACGGCGGCTAGAGTACTAGAAACGGAAGGCGGCCCGCTTACTGCATTGGGGATCCCGCCATCTACTCCCCATTCTCCAAGGTATAAAGTTGGGACAAGTCAATCTCAGGAACGAATTGTATTATAGACACTGCCAACGCATTTCAGAGGTCTACAGATGTCAGTCCCAAAACTTATCACCAGGTCAACCGCCCGCGCGGCATCCACATCAACATCCGCCCAACTTACCAAGGCAGCGGGTGATATCTCCAGTGTCTTTCCCAGCTTGAGGCCGGACTATAAACCGGAGCCGTTGCCACCGCGGTTTAAAGATCTAAAGGAGCGAATATTTCGCAGAAACGGGGatgctttgaagaagagctgggaAAGGCTTTTGCCCAgtctggaagaggaggtggaCAAGATTAAGGCGAAAAAGAGCGGAGTATGTATGATAACATAGATGAGTACCTTAAGACTGACGGTGCTAGATCATCCCTATCGTGGATTACTCTGACGTTGTTTCCGGTGATGTGTCTCCGGCGCTCCTGGCGGAGATCCGTCATCGCGGATCTGTCGTTATCAGAAATGTGGTGCCGCGGAAAGAAGCAcgggcttggaaggagagaaTAGAGGATTACGTCGCAGCCAATCAGGATAAAGTCAAGGCATTTCCCCCAGACTCACCGGCGGTGTTTGAGCTGTATTGGACGCCGTCGCAAGCAGAAGCTCGAGCCCACTCCAACGTGCTAGATACACAGCGTTTCCTGCAGCGCCTATGGCATTCGACAGACCCCAACACACGAATCTCGACGCGGTACCCTCTTTCATACGCTGACAGATTGCGTATCCGACAGCCCGGCGACAGCAAGTTCACTCTAGGACCTCACATTGATGGAGGCTCATTGGAGCGTTGGGAGGACCCCGAGTACTCCAGGGTATACGCCAAAATCCTGGAAGGCAAGTGGGAAGAATACGACCCATGGGACGCAAAGCACCGTATCGCCGCAAATATGGATTTGTACAACGGTGCGGGCGCCTGCTCTATGCTGAGATTTTTCCAGGGCTGGCTGTCCATGTCCAAGACAGCCCCAGGCGAAGGCTCGCTACATGTCTGCCCCATGCTTGTGCACAGTACTGCGTACACTATGCTCAGACCATTCTTTGACAGTCAGACACTACAGCCAGCGATGGACGCTACCTTCCCGGGGTCGGTGCCTGGTGCGTGCCAGGAGTACAACCCTATTACACATCCGCATCTCGAGCTGGAGACAACGATGGTGTCCGTCCCTGAGGTAGAACCTGGTGACTATGTTGCCTGGCATTGTGATTCTCTGCACTCAGTCGACAAGGAGCATCGGGGTAAGGGTGACTCGAGCGTTCTCTATATCCCAGCAACCCCAATGTGCGATATGAACGTCGATTACCTGCTCAAGCAGCGAAAAGCGGCGCTCGCTTACTCCCCGCCATGGGACTTCCCAGGGGCCGGCGGGCCAGGCGAACTTGGATTCAAGGGAGCGTTGGACTGGAATTCGATTAGTGCTGAGGGACAGCGAGCCATGGGCTTGGGACAGCAGCGGTGGGATATCACCGACGACATGACTGAAGGAGAGAgacaggctgttgagagggcAAATAAGGCGTGCTTCGCTTAATCTTGTAAATAGCTTTATTGAGGCCAATTATTTTTTGTGTATAACCTGATTTATAGAAGTCAAGTTCGTGTAGACAGATGGAGTCTGAAAATCTagtagatgaagatgagCAAAGCCCCAGGGCTCGGCGTCGGAGTTCCCCAAGTTCTCCACTACGTTACCTTtatcttcctcgccctcgcaACCATCAACACCCAATGACCCCTCCACGACCGAGCTCATAAAATGCGGCTGCAGGCGACGCTTTTCTTGGTCGCCTCTTGCGTCCCCTCGGCATTCGCCATCTACGCTGATGAGGTCGGTCACATCGATTACCACCATGCGCTGCTAGGTGTTCCTTCATCTCAGTccaccttcttccaccgaccgtcctcctcttcaaatGCCGCTCTTCTGTACACGTTATCCGAAAATTCACTTCTTGGAGCGGTCAATCCGAAAGACGGTTCATTATTATGGAGGCAAAACCTCTCTCGCCCCGCCGTAACGCCCGACCGTGACGCCCAAGGTTTGTTACGTGCCTCTGGAGGAAAAAACGCGGTTGTCAGCGCATTAGGGGACTACGTTTCCGCGTGGAGCGCTCTAGATGGAAAGCTGATATGGAAGAGCTCATCACCGGGTATGCCGGTGGTGGATCTTGAGCTCTtagagctggaaga
This genomic interval carries:
- a CDS encoding uncharacterized protein (transcript_id=CADANIAT00005697); amino-acid sequence: MASNDRTQLDGPDHAINTGDSISAAPDSSQPVSSSTIDVSESANKTSLPAEAPKDNMAADLSNTGTADNGNAALAPSDQTNSEAIVPTSASPETEEQKVATPAPELSSDASVKEPEQSGPSLTIVLLLITGTRYPFKIDANYLRKRDISVDNYDPFSMSVYTLKELIWRAWQDDWEPRPSSPSSIRLISFGKLLDDKSPLSDSKFSRDAPNVVHMTVKPQEIVDEEDAKGGKAQYSRDREASERSPRCRCVIQ
- a CDS encoding proteasome maturation protein (transcript_id=CADANIAT00005698); this translates as MSLRIAPPSSHPTQTSNTSTRHLPNTHTSRGAPSAPGVPDTLRSNITLQAPRGAPSTQPATPTSTHPLEARLLAWRQTQDALKMEGLRRTYGIAEPVRRGMELKIVRDGTFRPAVLGGNKLGNVHEDILVLGGRDTEIGWEDVFHGDDFREPPSFHDEMEKRLRMD
- a CDS encoding mitochondrial 37S ribosomal protein uS12m (transcript_id=CADANIAT00005699) yields the protein MKGVCMKTGITKPKKPNSGERKTARVRLSSGKVVTAYIPGEGHNVQQHSVVLVRGGRAPDCPGVKYHLVRGAMDLGGVASRVTSRSKYGTKKPKKD
- a CDS encoding DUF1479 domain-containing protein (transcript_id=CADANIAT00005700) produces the protein MSVPKLITRSTARAASTSTSAQLTKAAGDISSVFPSLRPDYKPEPLPPRFKDLKERIFRRNGDALKKSWERLLPSLEEEVDKIKAKKSGIIPIVDYSDVVSGDVSPALLAEIRHRGSVVIRNVVPRKEARAWKERIEDYVAANQDKVKAFPPDSPAVFELYWTPSQAEARAHSNVLDTQRFLQRLWHSTDPNTRISTRYPLSYADRLRIRQPGDSKFTLGPHIDGGSLERWEDPEYSRVYAKILEGKWEEYDPWDAKHRIAANMDLYNGAGACSMLRFFQGWLSMSKTAPGEGSLHVCPMLVHSTAYTMLRPFFDSQTLQPAMDATFPGSVPGACQEYNPITHPHLELETTMVSVPEVEPGDYVAWHCDSLHSVDKEHRGKGDSSVLYIPATPMCDMNVDYLLKQRKAALAYSPPWDFPGAGGPGELGFKGALDWNSISAEGQRAMGLGQQRWDITDDMTEGERQAVERANKACFA